A window of Candidatus Methylomirabilota bacterium genomic DNA:
GGCTCGCTGTCGTGGACCTGCTCCCAGAACGGGATGCGCGGGTAGGTGCGGAACAGCATCAAGGCGCCGCCGGGAGGCCCGTACTTGCCGGCCATGATGTCGGCCAGCCGGTAGCCCGCCGTGGTGGTGGACGTGTCGAGCAGGCGCTGGATGTAGACCTCACGCTTGCCCTCGAGCGCGAACTTGAAGTACTCGGCGAACCGCCGGTCCCCCGTCACGTCGGCGAGGGCCGCGGCGATGCCGGCCAGGATCATGAGATCGTCACGGCTGTCGAACACCGGGGGGATGCCGCCCTTCCAGATCTGCAGGAAGGGATTGGAGCAGCTCGCCGTGATCTCCAGCCCCTCGAACTCCAGCCAGCTGTTGGCCGGCAGCGCGATGTCGGCGTATTCGATGGACGCGGTCATCTGCAGATCGATCGCGCAGATCATCTCCACCTTGGGGTTCACGTTCTTGATGACGCCGTACGCCCACTTGGCGTTGTTGATCAGGTTGACGTTGGTGAACAGGATCGCCTTGGTCGGTGTCGGCATGTGGGTGTCGCCGGTGAAGTTGCGGCGGCCGAACTTCGGCGTGTCCACGATGAGGGCGAGATCGCCGTGGTTCCAGTACGCGGGCTCCTCGTCCTTGGTGTAGGCGTGCGTGGGCACGTCCCGGCCGTGGGCCTCGGGATCCAGATTGGGCCGGAACGGGTCCTCGGCCACCCAGCCCTTGAAGCCCGGGCCGGTCTGCCGGGAGCCCTGGAACAGGGCCGCTTTATAGTTGCCGGCCCACGTGTGACACCCCGCGCCGGGCCGGCCGAGATTCCCCGTCAGCATGAGAGGCAGGTAGGCGGCGCGGTTCATCTCCGTGGCGTGAAACCAGTGGTTGATGCCCTCCCCCTGGTGGATGGCCGCCGGCTTGATGGTGCCGAGGTCCTCGGCGAGACGGCGGACGAGGTCCTTCGGGGCGTGCGTGATCTCCGCGACGGTGTCGAGATCGTAGTCGGCCAGGTGAGTCTGATAGAGGGTCCACAGGGTGGCCACCTCGACCTCGGCGCCGTCGCGCAGCCGCACTTTCCACCGGCCCTGCAGTGCCGGCTCGATCCCCTGACCCTGACCCGCCATGCCGGCGCCGACGTCGTCCCGGGTGAGGGCGCGCATCGCCTTCGCGCGCTCGTCCCAGACCACGAAATCACCCAGCCGCGCGTGCTGCTCGGGGGTCAGGCCCTGGACCTTCATGGATGGGCCGTCCACGGCCAGCGTCGTCCGGTAGTCGGGGAAGATCTCATGGGCGCGCAACCGGCGCAGGGTGTCCGTCCGGATCAAGAGCGGGAAATCGGTGAAGGCCTTGATGAAGGCCTCGTCGTACCACCGGTGCTCGATCATCAGCCGGGTGACGCCGAGCCACAGGGCCGCGTCCGTCTGGGGCCGGATGGGAATCCAGTAGTCGGCCTTCGTCGAGGGGGGGCCGTACTCGGGCGCGATCACGACGATCTTGGCGCCGCGCTCCATGGTCTCGATGAACCAGTGGGAATCGGTGAGCTTGTTCTCCACCAGGTTCTTGCCGTCCATGATGATCAGCTTCGAGAAGCGCAGATCGTTGAAGTCGCAGTCGGAGGCCTGCAGGCCGTGCACCCACGGCTGACCCGGCGCCTGATCCCCGTGCCAGGTGTAGTTGGACCAGGTGCGCCCGGCTCTGGCCTCCGCGGGTCGGACGCCCCGGATGGCGGCATCGAGCAGGGCCAGCGAGTTGTTGAGGCGGTACATCCCGTACTTGCCGATGACCCCGAGCAGTCCCATGCCGCCCCGCATCTTCACGGTCCGCGTCCCCGCCCCGCCCATCGCCGCCACCATCTCCGGCTGGTAGCCCTGGGCCAGCAGGCGGGCCTTGCCCGCCTCGCCGCTGTAGCGCTCGGCGATCGCCACCAGCGCCCGGGCGATACAGCGGAAGGCGTCCTCCCAGGCGATCTGGACGAACTCGTCCTGTCCGCGGTTGTCGAACAGGTACTGGGCGCGGAGCTCGTCGGTCAGCTCCGGGAAGCCGGCGTCGGCCCACGCCTTCCAGCCTTTGCGGACGATGGGGTGCTTCAGCCGGTAGGGGCCGTAGAGCACCCGGTGGAACGTGTAGCCCTTGGCGCACTGGCGGGGATTCCAGTTCGCCGTCGCGTGGCGGCCGTCGAGGTCGGCGTAGGTCTGGTAGTCGTAGGTGTTGCCGAGCCGGGTGACGATGCCGTTGCGCACGAAGGCGCGGACTCGGCAGGCGTGCGTGTCGTTCGGCGAGCACACCCAGTCGAAGGTACGGTCGTAGCCGTACTGCTCGCGGTAGATGTTCTCCCAGTCGCGGGCGACCGATCCCGCGAGCGGATTCTGGTCGGGGTCGGCGGCGGCCAGCAGCCTCAGGGGCAGGCCAAGGTCCACCGCGGCCGCCGTTCCCGTCCCCACACCGAGCCAGCGAAGGAATTCGCGACGCCTCATCGCCATCTCCTGGGTTGTCCGGTCACTCGAGCAGCAGGTCCTGCCAGATCGTGATCGACTTCTTGCCGTCACGGTCACCGGCGCTGCCGTTCCAGACGGCAAAGCCCACTGGCACCGTCGCCCCCGGCCGGAGCGTCACCGCCTGCGGCCCTCGACCGGCGAGCGCGCGGCGCAGCATGACGCGATACGTGCCCGTGGCATACACGCCGCGGGCGTCCAGCGTCTGAAGGTCACGCGGGCGGGCGCGCAGCGTGCCGAACCCCTGGGCGACCAGGTCCTCCGCTGGGCTCTGGCGCAGAGGGTCGGAGACGATGTTGCCGGCGGCCCAGCCGGTGACGAAGAGCGGGTCGGAGCCCAGCGTGAGGGCGTGGCGTGTCGGCTGCTCCACCGCGGGAATCTTGGAGTTGGGGTAGGAGTCGATCCCGAGGTTCGGATAGACCTTCTCGAGGTCCTGGAAAGCCGGCTCCAGATCGGCCTGGCGCTCGGCCTTCCACATCCAGATGTTGACGGGCTGGCCGCGGCTTCCCATGGCGAAGAACGGCGGATCGGGCGTCAGCGAGAACTGCACGGCGACGGCGTCGCGGAAGTCCTGGGGCCGCATGGCCGTGTGGTCGTCAGTCGTGTCCGACCACACCAGCAGCAGCGCGAGCTGCTTGCCGTCGTGCAGTGCCCGGACCGTGATCTCCTCGGGCCGGTCGCTGCGCCACCAGAGCGGCATCAGGTGCAGGTTGACCGGCTGGGTCAGTCTCCAGTCCCCCGAGTCCGGGTGTTCGGGCAGGCGCTCGACCCGGCGCGCCACGATACGGAACTTGCGCATCTCCGCGCGCTGGCGCTGGTTGTCGCTCGACCACGATCGGATCAGGTTGACCAGGTGCCAGGCCTCGTCGCCGTAGGCCCAGTCGCTCATCGGCATCGGCGTGCCCGGAAGCCCGGCGACGATGCGGCGGTACAGATGCGCGGGATCCGGCGAGCCCTTGAACACGCCGGCCGTCAGATCGCGCGGACGACTGGGATAGCCGAGATCGTCCTTTTGGTCCTCGGCGCCGTCGCCCTTGCCGG
This region includes:
- a CDS encoding molybdopterin-dependent oxidoreductase, which produces MRRREFLRWLGVGTGTAAAVDLGLPLRLLAAADPDQNPLAGSVARDWENIYREQYGYDRTFDWVCSPNDTHACRVRAFVRNGIVTRLGNTYDYQTYADLDGRHATANWNPRQCAKGYTFHRVLYGPYRLKHPIVRKGWKAWADAGFPELTDELRAQYLFDNRGQDEFVQIAWEDAFRCIARALVAIAERYSGEAGKARLLAQGYQPEMVAAMGGAGTRTVKMRGGMGLLGVIGKYGMYRLNNSLALLDAAIRGVRPAEARAGRTWSNYTWHGDQAPGQPWVHGLQASDCDFNDLRFSKLIIMDGKNLVENKLTDSHWFIETMERGAKIVVIAPEYGPPSTKADYWIPIRPQTDAALWLGVTRLMIEHRWYDEAFIKAFTDFPLLIRTDTLRRLRAHEIFPDYRTTLAVDGPSMKVQGLTPEQHARLGDFVVWDERAKAMRALTRDDVGAGMAGQGQGIEPALQGRWKVRLRDGAEVEVATLWTLYQTHLADYDLDTVAEITHAPKDLVRRLAEDLGTIKPAAIHQGEGINHWFHATEMNRAAYLPLMLTGNLGRPGAGCHTWAGNYKAALFQGSRQTGPGFKGWVAEDPFRPNLDPEAHGRDVPTHAYTKDEEPAYWNHGDLALIVDTPKFGRRNFTGDTHMPTPTKAILFTNVNLINNAKWAYGVIKNVNPKVEMICAIDLQMTASIEYADIALPANSWLEFEGLEITASCSNPFLQIWKGGIPPVFDSRDDLMILAGIAAALADVTGDRRFAEYFKFALEGKREVYIQRLLDTSTTTAGYRLADIMAGKYGPPGGALMLFRTYPRIPFWEQVHDSEPFHTDTGRLHAYADVPEAIEYGENFIVHREGPEATPYLPNVIVSSNPLIRPEDYGIPLTAEHWDERTIRNVKLPWNQVKGTKNFLWERGFRFYCLTPKTRHRVHSSWSNVDWHMLYDSNFGDPYRLDRRAPSVGEHQLHMNPQAARDLGINDGDYVYVDANPADRPYLGAKPEDFFYRVSRCMLRVKYNHAYPYDCVMMKHAPFIATEKSVRAHETRPDGRALSANTGYQANLRYGSQQSVTRNWHMPMHQTDTLFHKAKVSMSFIFGGEADNHAVNTVPKETLVKITRAEAGGLGGKGVWA
- a CDS encoding ethylbenzene dehydrogenase-related protein, producing MVATWLVVPLSVLVALAWSGCGLLPSSPRAPSPGGALTATPARPLPTLPPSSGEPLPVALTPSRIRAATSDLLALGKRLYDLQCAACHGAGGRGDGEAAYLLYPKPRDFTAASYRLVSTWERMPTDEDLYLTISRGMPGSAMPSWGHLGEEERWGLVHYIKSLAATPWTVPPAAYPQGEGQVGQGIIRVPPAPSFTAEARALALERYADACASCHGPTGKGDGAEDQKDDLGYPSRPRDLTAGVFKGSPDPAHLYRRIVAGLPGTPMPMSDWAYGDEAWHLVNLIRSWSSDNQRQRAEMRKFRIVARRVERLPEHPDSGDWRLTQPVNLHLMPLWWRSDRPEEITVRALHDGKQLALLLVWSDTTDDHTAMRPQDFRDAVAVQFSLTPDPPFFAMGSRGQPVNIWMWKAERQADLEPAFQDLEKVYPNLGIDSYPNSKIPAVEQPTRHALTLGSDPLFVTGWAAGNIVSDPLRQSPAEDLVAQGFGTLRARPRDLQTLDARGVYATGTYRVMLRRALAGRGPQAVTLRPGATVPVGFAVWNGSAGDRDGKKSITIWQDLLLE